A portion of the Candidatus Delongbacteria bacterium genome contains these proteins:
- a CDS encoding TldD/PmbA family protein, translated as MDYLEIAMDEAIRIGADYADIRIMETFTEFLFLQDLSLKVNSANKRYGYGIRVLKNGAWGFAHNNSFTKDAISETVKKAYSSAVFFSKFNKTRKIELVHERSYIDEFKSPVKIDPFTLQLSEKLDLMTEVNRKMLNHNYIKKAEFMLDSRKDNKYFASTLGSRIHSETTYIYPNFTAYAVTDKDSQSRMFCKGGRNAGWEYVLNENLLLQASRIAQEAVVKANADEPGEIKRRDLLIDPMNLSLTMHESVGHPTELDRVMGWEADMAGLSFATPEKLKSFKYGSELVNFFGDNTLPYGLATAGYDDDGVPGQKWHIIKDGILNEYGSTRDTAGLIGLSSSRGCSRATDYYNFPINRIPNLYLEAGKTPLTPEELISSTDDGILIEGRGSFSIDQHRVNFQFGGDMFWEIKNGKRFRPLKNVLYKSSNPEFWGSVDAICDKRYWESFGITNCGKGQPGQTARMTHGAALTRFKNIRVGG; from the coding sequence ATGGATTATTTGGAAATTGCAATGGATGAAGCGATTCGTATTGGTGCTGATTATGCTGATATTCGAATCATGGAAACATTCACTGAATTTCTTTTTTTGCAGGATTTAAGTTTAAAAGTCAATTCAGCAAATAAAAGATATGGATATGGTATCAGAGTTTTAAAAAATGGTGCGTGGGGTTTTGCACACAATAATAGTTTCACTAAAGACGCTATTTCTGAAACTGTAAAAAAAGCCTATTCTTCAGCTGTATTTTTTTCAAAATTCAATAAAACGAGAAAGATTGAATTAGTTCACGAACGATCATACATCGATGAATTTAAAAGTCCTGTAAAAATAGACCCATTCACACTTCAATTGAGCGAAAAATTGGACCTGATGACAGAAGTGAATAGAAAAATGTTAAACCATAACTACATAAAAAAAGCGGAATTTATGTTGGACAGTAGAAAAGACAACAAATATTTTGCTTCCACTTTAGGATCTAGAATTCATTCTGAAACTACTTACATATATCCAAATTTCACTGCATATGCAGTTACTGATAAAGATAGCCAATCCAGAATGTTCTGTAAAGGTGGTCGAAATGCAGGTTGGGAATACGTTTTAAATGAGAATCTACTATTACAAGCCTCAAGAATAGCCCAGGAAGCAGTTGTCAAAGCCAATGCCGATGAACCAGGTGAGATAAAAAGAAGAGACCTATTGATAGATCCTATGAACCTATCATTGACAATGCACGAATCGGTTGGTCATCCAACTGAACTTGACAGGGTAATGGGATGGGAAGCAGACATGGCAGGATTATCATTTGCTACACCTGAAAAACTTAAAAGCTTCAAATATGGATCAGAACTTGTAAATTTCTTTGGTGATAACACTCTTCCATATGGGTTAGCGACAGCAGGCTATGACGATGATGGTGTTCCTGGTCAGAAATGGCATATTATTAAAGATGGAATCCTCAATGAATACGGTTCTACCAGAGACACTGCAGGATTGATAGGGTTATCCTCCTCTCGAGGATGTAGTAGAGCTACCGATTATTATAATTTTCCAATAAACAGAATTCCTAATCTCTATCTTGAAGCCGGTAAAACACCACTAACACCTGAAGAGCTTATATCTTCAACTGATGATGGAATATTGATTGAAGGAAGAGGTTCTTTTTCCATAGACCAACATCGGGTAAATTTCCAGTTCGGTGGAGATATGTTCTGGGAAATTAAAAATGGCAAAAGATTTCGTCCTTTGAAAAATGTCCTGTATAAATCAAGTAATCCTGAGTTCTGGGGAAGTGTTGATGCTATCTGTGATAAGAGATATTGGGAAAGTTTTGGAATTACAAATTGTGGAAAAGGACAACCTGGACAAACTGCAAGAATGACACACGGTGCAGCACTTACCAGATTCAAAAATATTAGAGTGGGAGGTTAG
- a CDS encoding EamA family transporter yields the protein MIYLFLAILMSAMVSLVLKYSETRQLKRYVVTSINYIVASIASLIMLINQKESISYLFYKESVNGEISGTFIFTIVLGVVSGLLYFLGFILIQQSIKKNGVSITGAFSKLGIFIPVLFSIIFWNEVPDLLKLFGILLSFISVFVINYNKENKVSSLKNFNILLILVLLVVGTGDFTNKIFEKYANLEYKNLYLFILFFTALLISAYYSLKDFLKERYRLTFVTILTGIFVGLPNLFTSYFLIESFKDLNTGIAYSIFSSGTILLITTGGIVLFKEKPKKNEIIALGIIILALVTLSL from the coding sequence ATGATTTATCTTTTTCTAGCCATTTTGATGAGTGCAATGGTTTCACTTGTATTAAAATATTCTGAGACAAGACAATTGAAGAGGTATGTTGTAACCTCAATCAATTATATAGTAGCCTCGATTGCATCATTGATAATGTTAATAAATCAAAAAGAATCAATAAGCTATTTGTTTTATAAAGAAAGCGTCAATGGTGAAATTTCTGGGACATTTATTTTTACCATAGTATTGGGGGTTGTTTCAGGTTTATTGTACTTTTTAGGTTTTATCTTAATTCAACAAAGTATCAAAAAAAATGGTGTAAGTATCACAGGAGCTTTTTCCAAACTGGGTATCTTTATTCCCGTTCTCTTTTCAATAATTTTTTGGAATGAAGTACCTGATTTACTCAAGCTATTTGGAATATTACTATCCTTTATAAGTGTGTTTGTAATTAACTACAATAAAGAAAATAAAGTTTCTTCATTAAAAAATTTCAATATTCTACTTATTTTGGTACTTCTTGTAGTAGGTACAGGAGATTTTACAAACAAAATATTCGAAAAATATGCAAATTTAGAGTATAAAAATCTGTATTTATTTATTCTTTTTTTCACGGCTCTGTTAATATCTGCTTATTACAGTCTAAAAGACTTTCTCAAAGAACGATATCGATTAACTTTCGTAACAATATTGACTGGTATTTTTGTAGGACTACCTAATCTTTTCACCTCATATTTTTTAATAGAATCATTCAAAGACTTAAATACTGGAATTGCATATTCAATATTTAGTTCAGGAACTATTTTACTTATTACAACAGGTGGAATCGTCTTGTTTAAAGAAAAACCCAAAAAAAATGAGATAATAGCTTTAGGTATAATAATTTTAGCTTTAGTTACATTGAGTTTATAG
- a CDS encoding insulinase family protein → MIKLLSILLILAFSAFGLDLSQPLPFDPNVKTGQLENGFTYYIQQNSYPKDKVEMYLMTNAGSVDEDEGQEGLAHFTEHMCFNGTVNFPGNSLIDYTKSKGMAFGRDLNAFTSYDRIVYMLSVPLGDEELLEKSFQIMEDWANNLLMDGTEIDKERGVIIEEWRGSLGSYKRMDTEITKVLFNNSKYAERTPIGLKEVIENFEHETIRKYYKDWFRPDLQGVAIVGDIDPVKMEEMVNKYFNRIPKPENPREKVYFEVPDKEGTDYIVLKDPESPETDVSIYLRLPKTSTKTIGDMKNNLIENIYFTMFNNRLQEISQSKDSPFLRAYGYSYSFIKTKKFYTASANVENNKVLDGYKALLTESRRVLLHGFTAGEFERAKTAIINNLENMLKEKDKQYSKRMIWKFISQFIDNVTAMSIEDNYALVKELISVVTLDEVNNLAKVYNSTDNRVVAVKGVDKEGITLPTEDELKKVSDEIETSNPTAYTDSFVEKPLVENTPQKGSIVSEETYTGDILKWTLSNGCEVYVRKTDYKDNEIIFKAQSFGGRNALSDEDNKFYRLANEFVNNSGLGPYNDTDLGKYLNGKMVRVSTQIGNRFEILDGSSSVDNLKDMFEIIYSYFTTPGNDEDAFTSMIKRNKSDLENLKNSPESVFRDTLISVASSYNPRSENYTMEDLDKVTKDQLYNIFRSRFNSTSDFKFVFTGNIDIEQLKDYCETYLASLPKVEQENFTNRNIAPPKGINEHLVYKGVDEKCSVGMLTSGDIEFNSVSKAKMNLYNGMLNQILLEEIREKKSGVYYVYGYGRLDNIKNNYIFNYGMGCNPERVDELTSGIIEIVENLSRSGFEQTYFDSQMEIIKSTQKTNEQTNSYWTSTVIEQLFDGTDKKLIFNPLKIYDQISFDDVNQFSKTFGFNKNYRLIVLYPESHKK, encoded by the coding sequence ATGATCAAACTATTGTCGATACTTTTAATTCTGGCATTTTCAGCATTTGGATTAGATCTAAGTCAGCCCTTGCCTTTTGATCCCAATGTAAAAACCGGTCAACTAGAGAATGGCTTTACCTATTACATTCAACAAAATAGTTATCCAAAAGATAAGGTTGAGATGTACCTTATGACAAATGCAGGTTCTGTAGATGAAGACGAAGGTCAGGAAGGTTTAGCACATTTTACAGAACATATGTGCTTCAATGGTACAGTTAATTTTCCTGGAAATTCACTAATTGACTATACAAAATCTAAAGGTATGGCTTTTGGTAGAGATCTTAATGCTTTTACAAGTTATGATAGAATAGTTTATATGCTATCTGTTCCACTTGGTGATGAAGAACTACTTGAAAAATCTTTCCAAATTATGGAAGATTGGGCTAATAATCTTCTTATGGATGGAACAGAAATTGATAAAGAACGAGGTGTAATCATCGAGGAATGGCGAGGTTCTCTAGGTTCTTATAAAAGGATGGACACAGAAATTACGAAAGTACTCTTTAATAATTCTAAGTATGCCGAGAGAACTCCAATTGGTCTGAAAGAAGTTATTGAGAATTTCGAGCATGAAACTATAAGAAAATATTATAAAGATTGGTTCAGACCAGATTTACAAGGTGTAGCAATTGTTGGTGACATTGATCCTGTAAAAATGGAAGAGATGGTAAACAAATATTTCAACAGAATACCTAAACCTGAAAATCCTAGAGAAAAAGTATATTTTGAAGTTCCAGATAAAGAAGGAACTGATTATATAGTTTTAAAAGATCCAGAATCTCCTGAAACAGATGTTTCAATCTATTTAAGACTACCAAAAACTAGCACAAAAACTATCGGTGATATGAAAAACAATCTTATTGAAAACATCTATTTTACAATGTTCAATAATAGACTTCAAGAGATATCTCAATCCAAAGATTCTCCATTTTTAAGAGCTTATGGCTATAGTTACAGCTTTATTAAAACTAAAAAATTCTATACTGCTAGTGCTAATGTTGAAAATAACAAAGTACTTGATGGTTATAAGGCATTATTAACAGAATCCAGAAGAGTTCTTCTTCATGGTTTTACAGCAGGTGAATTTGAGAGAGCTAAGACAGCCATTATCAATAATCTAGAAAATATGCTTAAAGAAAAAGATAAGCAGTATTCAAAAAGAATGATTTGGAAATTTATTTCACAATTTATTGACAATGTTACCGCAATGTCCATCGAAGATAACTACGCCTTAGTTAAAGAACTAATTTCAGTTGTAACTCTCGATGAAGTAAACAATTTAGCAAAGGTCTATAACTCTACTGATAATAGAGTAGTTGCTGTAAAAGGAGTTGATAAAGAAGGAATTACTCTTCCAACTGAGGATGAACTTAAAAAAGTTAGTGATGAAATAGAAACATCTAATCCTACAGCATATACTGATAGTTTTGTTGAGAAACCACTTGTAGAGAATACTCCTCAAAAAGGTTCTATTGTTTCTGAGGAAACATATACTGGTGATATTTTGAAATGGACTCTATCCAATGGTTGTGAAGTTTACGTTAGAAAAACAGATTATAAAGATAATGAGATTATCTTCAAAGCTCAAAGTTTTGGAGGTAGAAATGCTCTTTCTGATGAAGATAATAAGTTCTACAGATTGGCTAATGAATTTGTAAATAATTCAGGTCTTGGACCGTATAATGATACAGATCTTGGTAAATACCTAAACGGTAAGATGGTCAGAGTATCTACTCAAATTGGAAATAGATTTGAAATACTTGATGGAAGTTCATCTGTTGATAATTTGAAAGATATGTTTGAAATAATATATTCCTATTTCACAACTCCTGGTAATGATGAAGATGCTTTTACTTCTATGATAAAAAGAAACAAATCTGATTTAGAGAACTTGAAAAATTCTCCTGAATCTGTTTTTAGAGATACTCTTATTTCGGTTGCTTCATCCTATAATCCAAGATCGGAAAATTATACTATGGAAGATCTTGATAAAGTAACTAAAGATCAACTTTACAATATTTTCAGAAGCAGATTTAACTCAACTTCAGATTTTAAATTTGTTTTCACTGGTAATATTGATATTGAACAACTTAAAGACTATTGTGAAACTTACCTAGCCTCACTTCCAAAAGTCGAGCAAGAAAATTTTACAAATAGAAATATCGCGCCTCCAAAGGGAATTAATGAGCATCTTGTTTATAAAGGTGTTGACGAAAAATGTTCTGTTGGTATGTTAACTTCTGGTGATATTGAATTTAACTCAGTTAGTAAAGCTAAAATGAATCTCTACAATGGTATGCTAAACCAAATTCTTCTGGAGGAAATTAGAGAGAAGAAAAGTGGTGTCTATTATGTTTATGGCTATGGTAGATTGGACAATATTAAGAACAACTATATTTTCAATTATGGTATGGGATGTAATCCAGAAAGGGTTGATGAACTAACTTCTGGAATAATTGAAATTGTAGAAAATTTGTCTAGATCTGGTTTTGAACAAACATATTTTGATTCTCAGATGGAGATAATTAAATCCACTCAAAAAACAAATGAACAAACTAACAGCTACTGGACAAGCACTGTTATTGAGCAGCTTTTTGATGGAACTGATAAAAAGCTTATTTTCAATCCTCTAAAAATTTATGACCAAATTAGTTTTGATGATGTAAATCAATTTTCTAAAACTTTTGGTTTTAATAAAAACTATAGATTGATTGTTCTTTATCCAGAAAGTCATAAAAAATAA
- a CDS encoding DMT family transporter, whose amino-acid sequence MTDNKKSYIFALITVLMWSTVPTMFKLTLRHYSVYQFVFISSLTSTIVFIPFLIKSKPSIHHFFRNLKSSMITGILNPFLYYVILLKAYSLLPAQLAQPLNMIWPITLVLLSIIFLKHKMKKIEFIPIFFCLIGVLIIATEGDFTSLNFSSPYGVFLALISSIIWSSYWILNVKSKLESELKLFYNFLVGTVISGIFMLTDLTSSSSSLNGFYGAVYIGFFEMGIAFLLWFKAMKLTKNSSNIAKLIYIAPFLSLYLLTIFVGEEIRVSTIIGALVIIVSIFFHEKVKISSSDG is encoded by the coding sequence ATGACCGACAATAAAAAATCATATATATTTGCATTAATCACTGTTTTGATGTGGTCAACAGTTCCTACAATGTTTAAGTTAACACTTAGACATTATTCTGTTTATCAATTTGTTTTTATCTCATCATTAACTTCTACAATCGTTTTTATCCCTTTTCTGATAAAATCAAAACCATCAATTCATCATTTTTTTAGAAATCTAAAAAGCTCAATGATTACTGGAATACTAAATCCTTTTCTATATTATGTAATACTTTTAAAAGCATATTCTTTACTTCCAGCACAATTAGCTCAGCCTTTGAATATGATTTGGCCTATCACCCTCGTACTATTATCAATCATATTTTTAAAGCACAAAATGAAAAAAATAGAATTTATTCCTATCTTTTTTTGCCTGATAGGAGTACTTATCATAGCTACAGAAGGAGATTTTACATCTCTTAATTTTAGCAGTCCATACGGTGTTTTCCTAGCTTTGATAAGTTCGATTATCTGGTCATCTTACTGGATATTAAACGTAAAATCAAAACTTGAAAGCGAACTAAAATTATTTTATAATTTTCTTGTTGGAACCGTAATAAGTGGGATTTTTATGCTGACGGATTTAACTTCATCTTCGTCCTCATTAAATGGATTTTACGGAGCTGTATACATTGGTTTTTTTGAAATGGGAATAGCTTTTCTTCTATGGTTTAAGGCAATGAAATTGACAAAGAATTCTAGTAATATTGCAAAATTGATCTATATTGCACCGTTTTTATCTTTATATTTATTGACAATTTTTGTGGGTGAAGAGATCAGGGTGTCGACAATAATTGGAGCTTTAGTTATAATTGTATCCATATTTTTTCATGAAAAAGTCAAGATTTCATCTTCAGATGGATAA